In Lapillicoccus jejuensis, the DNA window GCCAAGACCCCGCCGACGGTCATCATGCTCGCCGGCCTCCAGGGGTCGGGCAAGACGACGTTCGCCGGCAAGCTCGGGTACTGGCTCAAGGAGCAGGGGCACACCCCGCTGCTCGTCGCCGCCGACCTGCAGCGCCCGAGCGCCGTCACCCAGCTCGAGGTGACCGGCCAGCGCGCCGGCGTCCCCGTCTTCGCGCCCGAGCGCGGCAACGTCGGCGGCCACGACGCCGTCCTCGGCACCGGGGAGGGCACCCGCTCCTTCGGCGACCCCGTCGCCGTCTCCCGCGCCGGCATCGCCGAGGCCCGCGCCAAGCAGTACGACGTGGTCATCGTCGACACCGCGGGCCGGCTCGCCGTCGACGAGGACCTCATGCAGCAGGCCGCCGACATCCGCGCGGCGATCCAGCCCGATGAGGTCCTCTTCGTCATCGACGCGATGATCGGCCAGGCCGCCGTCGAGACGGCGCTGGCCTTCCAGCAGGGCGTCGACTTCACCGGCGTCGTCCTGTCCAAGCTCGACGGCGACGCCCGCGGTGGCGCGGCCCTGTCCGTCGCCACGGTCACCGGCCGGCCGATCATGTTCAGCTCGGTCGGCGAGCAGACCAAGGACCTCGAGGTCTTCCACCCCGACCGGATGGCCGGCCGGATCCTCGACATGGGCGACGTCCTCACGCTCATCGAGCAGGCCGAGAAGGCGTTCGACCGCGAGCAGGCCGACGAGATGGCCCGCAAGTTCCTCGCCGAGGAGGACTTCACCTTCGACGACTTCCTCCAGCAGATGGCCGCCATCAAGAAGATGGGGTCGCTGAAGTCGATGCTCAAGATGATGCCGGGCATGCAGCAGATGCGCGCCCAGCTCGACGCGCTCGACGAGCGCGAGTTCGACCGGGTCGAGGCGATG includes these proteins:
- the ffh gene encoding signal recognition particle protein — encoded protein: MFTSLSDRLTETFKGLRGKGKLSESDVNKALRDIRLALLDADVALPVVRAFIGQVRERALGAEVSQALNPAQQVVKIVNEELVGILGGETRTVRYAKTPPTVIMLAGLQGSGKTTFAGKLGYWLKEQGHTPLLVAADLQRPSAVTQLEVTGQRAGVPVFAPERGNVGGHDAVLGTGEGTRSFGDPVAVSRAGIAEARAKQYDVVIVDTAGRLAVDEDLMQQAADIRAAIQPDEVLFVIDAMIGQAAVETALAFQQGVDFTGVVLSKLDGDARGGAALSVATVTGRPIMFSSVGEQTKDLEVFHPDRMAGRILDMGDVLTLIEQAEKAFDREQADEMARKFLAEEDFTFDDFLQQMAAIKKMGSLKSMLKMMPGMQQMRAQLDALDEREFDRVEAMVRSMTPYERTHPKQIDGSRRARIARGSGVTVSEVNQLLERFREAQKMMKSLARGGGGGLPGMPGIPGTGKKGRAQQPQRRKSKSGNPARRAAEEREAAQKAAGARTGAARSAFGLGDDADGGPAGLDPANLPKGFEKFLGR